A single region of the Candidatus Parcubacteria bacterium genome encodes:
- the ftsH gene encoding ATP-dependent zinc metalloprotease FtsH — translation MLTAYSYFSENRTAKVEIPLSEVARDIRDGKITGIVVRGDTLTATYTDKTEKTSKKEAESGLTDTLKNYGVPQERLDTISIDVKNQSGFSFWFLTLTPFLLPIIFILFFVWFLSRQVKGAGMQAFTFGQSKARIIDPNDKSQKITFKDVAGVKEAKEELAEIVDFLRNPKKFLDIGARIPKGILLMGAPGTGKTLLARAVAGEAGVPFFSISGSEFVEMFVGVGASRVRDLFTMAKRAAPAIIFVDEIDAVGRVRGTGVGGGNDEREQTLNQILVEMDGFEPTEKVIVMAATNRPDVLDPALLRPGRFDRRVMLDLPDREGRLEILKIHSKTKPFAEDVNLTVIAERTPGFSGADLYSLMNEGAILAARENRKKVSQYDLIRSIEKVMLGPERKSHLLSIKEKEITAYHEAGHALIASVLAYSDPVHKISIISRGRAAGYTLKLPLEDRKMQSKKEFLDDIAVSLGGYLAERMVFGDLTTGPSNDLQVLTALARDMVTKYGMSDKLGPVALEGEGGRVLFGRGVGEKDYSEKVASEVDAEVSKIIDEAYRRGEEILKKHKGALDAIAKRLVEVETIEREDFEDLLIANGIMPKKKDPRIDITEELVVRD, via the coding sequence ATGCTCACCGCCTACTCCTACTTCAGTGAAAATCGCACGGCCAAGGTAGAGATTCCGCTCTCGGAAGTGGCGCGCGATATCCGGGATGGCAAGATCACCGGTATCGTGGTGCGTGGAGACACCCTCACCGCTACCTATACCGACAAGACTGAGAAGACTTCCAAGAAAGAGGCGGAGTCCGGGCTCACCGATACTCTCAAGAACTATGGCGTGCCCCAGGAGCGCCTCGACACGATCTCCATCGACGTGAAGAACCAGAGCGGCTTCAGCTTCTGGTTCCTGACTCTCACGCCCTTCCTCCTCCCGATTATCTTCATACTCTTCTTCGTCTGGTTCCTCTCGCGTCAGGTGAAGGGTGCAGGCATGCAGGCGTTCACTTTTGGCCAGTCCAAGGCGCGCATCATCGATCCTAATGACAAGAGCCAGAAGATCACCTTTAAGGATGTCGCCGGTGTGAAGGAGGCCAAGGAGGAGCTCGCAGAGATCGTGGATTTCCTGCGCAATCCTAAGAAGTTCTTGGATATCGGCGCGCGTATTCCGAAAGGAATACTTCTCATGGGTGCTCCGGGCACAGGCAAGACGCTTCTCGCGCGTGCGGTCGCGGGTGAGGCGGGCGTACCCTTCTTCTCCATCTCCGGTTCCGAGTTCGTAGAGATGTTCGTAGGTGTGGGTGCGTCTCGTGTACGCGACCTCTTCACCATGGCTAAGCGCGCAGCACCCGCTATCATCTTCGTGGATGAGATCGACGCCGTGGGCCGCGTGCGCGGCACGGGAGTGGGTGGCGGCAACGATGAGCGCGAACAGACTCTCAATCAGATCCTGGTGGAGATGGACGGCTTCGAGCCGACCGAGAAGGTTATCGTCATGGCGGCCACCAATCGTCCCGATGTGCTCGATCCGGCGCTCCTTCGTCCGGGCCGCTTCGACCGCCGGGTGATGCTTGATCTGCCGGATAGGGAAGGACGTTTAGAAATACTCAAGATTCATTCCAAGACCAAGCCATTTGCAGAAGATGTGAACCTTACCGTCATTGCAGAGCGTACGCCTGGTTTCTCTGGTGCCGATCTCTATTCCTTGATGAACGAAGGCGCTATTCTTGCTGCTCGCGAGAATCGCAAGAAGGTTTCTCAATACGACCTCATCCGCTCCATCGAGAAGGTCATGCTTGGTCCGGAACGCAAGAGCCATCTGCTCTCAATAAAGGAGAAAGAGATTACCGCCTACCACGAAGCAGGTCACGCACTCATCGCCTCGGTGCTCGCATACTCTGATCCGGTGCACAAGATTTCCATCATCTCCCGTGGTAGGGCAGCGGGCTACACGCTCAAGCTCCCGCTCGAGGATCGTAAGATGCAGTCCAAAAAAGAATTCCTCGATGACATCGCCGTCTCTCTCGGCGGGTATCTCGCGGAGCGCATGGTCTTTGGTGATCTCACCACTGGCCCCAGCAACGATCTCCAGGTACTCACTGCGCTCGCACGTGACATGGTCACTAAGTACGGCATGTCCGACAAGCTAGGGCCGGTAGCGCTCGAAGGTGAAGGCGGTCGCGTACTCTTCGGACGCGGAGTAGGGGAGAAAGATTACTCTGAGAAAGTAGCATCTGAAGTGGACGCGGAAGTTTCCAAGATAATCGACGAGGCGTATCGTCGCGGTGAAGAGATATTGAAGAAGCACAAGGGTGCGCTCGATGCGATCGCTAAGAGGCTGGTGGAAGTAGAAACCATCGAACGCGAGGACTTCGAGGATCTCCTCATTGCAAACGGCATCATGCCCAAGAAGAAGGATCCGAGGATAGATATAACGGAGGAACTTGTGGTTAGAGACTAA
- a CDS encoding DUF5666 domain-containing protein, whose product MPTISKATAIPLAALLFLGGGAIAGYTSLAGAQTATPTAVVDSKAAMLGRAPHVGGTITAISGSTLTVTAKTKTGDTTYTINAANATVTKDGAASTLAGLAVGDKVMALGTVNGSSVAATSIMSGKGFGPGKPGMRGGPGMGHGVMGKVTAVNGSTITVAGPDGKSYTVNAGSATIHRMVTGSLSDVVVGDTIGVQGTVSGNTVTAKEIMDDLPLPPARQ is encoded by the coding sequence ATGCCCACAATATCAAAAGCAACCGCGATACCTCTCGCCGCTCTCCTCTTCTTAGGCGGCGGAGCGATCGCAGGATATACCAGTCTCGCGGGAGCACAGACGGCGACCCCTACGGCAGTCGTCGATTCGAAAGCAGCCATGCTCGGACGCGCGCCGCACGTCGGCGGCACCATCACCGCGATCAGTGGCTCGACCCTCACGGTCACTGCAAAGACAAAGACCGGTGACACCACATACACCATCAATGCCGCGAACGCGACGGTCACTAAAGATGGCGCAGCCTCCACGCTCGCCGGACTCGCTGTCGGGGATAAGGTGATGGCGCTCGGCACAGTAAACGGCAGCTCTGTCGCTGCCACCTCGATCATGAGCGGCAAAGGCTTCGGTCCTGGAAAGCCTGGGATGCGCGGCGGACCCGGCATGGGCCACGGCGTCATGGGCAAAGTGACCGCAGTGAACGGCTCGACCATCACGGTCGCAGGCCCAGATGGAAAGAGCTACACGGTGAATGCCGGTAGCGCCACCATCCACCGCATGGTCACTGGTTCCCTCTCCGACGTAGTCGTGGGAGATACGATCGGAGTTCAGGGTACTGTTTCCGGCAACACTGTTACCGCTAAAGAGATCATGGACGATCTCCCTCTTCCTCCCGCCAGACAGTAA
- the rplT gene encoding 50S ribosomal protein L20, whose translation MSRVKKGVNALKGRKNVLRKVKGFRFGRSTKERAAYDALVHAGAYAFAHRRDKKNDFRRLWTVRINSALRPHNISYSKFIGAMKKKGFEVDRKILATLALENPESFSRLINKVSA comes from the coding sequence ATGTCTCGAGTCAAAAAAGGAGTAAATGCCCTCAAGGGCCGCAAGAACGTCCTCCGCAAGGTGAAGGGCTTCCGTTTCGGACGCTCTACTAAGGAGCGCGCAGCCTATGACGCCCTCGTGCACGCCGGCGCCTACGCCTTCGCTCACCGCCGCGACAAGAAGAACGACTTCCGCCGCCTCTGGACGGTACGCATCAACTCCGCTCTCCGCCCGCACAACATTTCTTACAGCAAGTTCATCGGCGCGATGAAGAAGAAGGGCTTCGAGGTAGACCGCAAGATCCTCGCCACCCTCGCCCTCGAGAACCCGGAGAGCTTCTCCCGTCTCATCAACAAGGTATCCGCGTAA
- a CDS encoding 50S ribosomal protein L35, with product MKSNKSYLKRIKVTKNGKLVVRKAGQNHFNAKEGRSSQLNKKRSSTFVMTAKSQSRFLNGSL from the coding sequence ATGAAGAGCAATAAGTCATATCTCAAGAGAATCAAGGTCACCAAGAACGGCAAGTTGGTGGTCAGGAAGGCTGGCCAGAACCACTTCAACGCCAAGGAGGGCCGCTCCTCGCAGCTCAACAAGAAGCGCTCCTCTACCTTCGTCATGACGGCGAAGTCCCAGAGCCGCTTCCTTAACGGCTCCCTTTAA
- the smpB gene encoding SsrA-binding protein SmpB, with protein sequence MSVLVCCCKAIISTRPQKARKPRKKMDLLRHKKAHLNYEILEQFEAGIELSGTEVKSVRAQQGSLEGAHVVVRGGEAYLVGATIPPYQPANTAKEYDPEHPRRLLLHKKELAELLGAESRKGLTIVPISMYNKGRKIKMAIAIARGKKKFDKREDLKKRDTDREMQRTLKGE encoded by the coding sequence ATGAGTGTACTAGTATGCTGCTGTAAGGCCATTATATCTACGCGTCCCCAAAAAGCCAGAAAACCACGAAAGAAAATGGATCTCCTCCGTCACAAAAAAGCGCATCTCAATTACGAGATCCTCGAACAATTCGAGGCTGGTATCGAGCTCTCCGGCACTGAAGTGAAGTCGGTACGCGCACAACAGGGCTCGCTTGAAGGCGCACACGTAGTGGTGCGCGGCGGCGAAGCATATCTCGTGGGTGCCACCATCCCTCCATATCAACCGGCGAACACCGCCAAAGAGTACGATCCAGAGCATCCGCGTAGACTCCTCCTCCACAAGAAGGAGCTGGCAGAGCTCCTCGGCGCAGAATCCCGTAAAGGATTGACAATTGTGCCAATTTCGATGTATAATAAAGGGAGGAAGATCAAGATGGCGATCGCCATCGCGCGCGGCAAGAAGAAATTCGACAAGCGCGAGGATCTCAAGAAACGCGATACGGATCGCGAGATGCAGAGAACGTTGAAAGGAGAATAG
- a CDS encoding MBL fold metallo-hydrolase — translation MSSSVTCWSGIGEVTGSNFELSGDFGRILVDCGLIQGSRFCEKENLEPFAYDPKDIDVLVVTHAHLDHIGRIPKLVRDGFRGPIYSTVETHKLVEVMFEDALQILTQEAQRDGHAPPYERKDVVEALSLWRGLSYHEKVDLPKSLSFQLLDAGHILGSAMVEFSRSGVKMVFTGDLGNSPAPLLRSTEELSGVQYLLMESVYGDRNHEPQEERDRRFADAVLSTVKRGGTVVIPAFSLERTQNILFTLHNLSKEGLLPEVPVFVDSPLAIKVTEIYREGGQGFSPETMRQMQEGDIFSLPRLTLARTQQDSQAIARVHGPKIILAGSGMSAGGRVTRHEKEYLPDPKSTILLVGYQSLGTLGRSLDSGAREVVIGGERVPVRATLLNIRGFSSHKDSEGLVSFVGKTAPSLKQVFVAMGEPKASLFLVQRLRDYLDVPAIYPERGKSYVVEI, via the coding sequence ATGTCATCCTCGGTAACCTGCTGGAGCGGTATCGGTGAAGTGACCGGCTCCAATTTCGAACTCTCTGGAGATTTCGGCCGCATCCTGGTGGACTGCGGACTCATCCAAGGCTCCCGCTTCTGCGAGAAAGAGAACCTAGAGCCTTTCGCCTATGACCCTAAGGATATTGATGTACTAGTGGTGACCCACGCCCATCTCGACCATATTGGGCGTATCCCTAAGCTGGTGCGGGACGGTTTCCGTGGCCCTATCTATTCCACTGTCGAAACGCACAAGCTTGTGGAAGTCATGTTCGAGGATGCTCTTCAGATACTGACTCAGGAGGCGCAACGAGATGGTCATGCACCGCCGTACGAGAGGAAAGACGTCGTCGAGGCGCTCTCTCTCTGGAGAGGTCTCTCGTATCACGAGAAGGTGGACCTCCCGAAAAGTCTGTCCTTTCAGCTTCTCGACGCCGGGCATATCCTGGGCTCGGCCATGGTGGAGTTCTCACGGAGCGGAGTAAAGATGGTCTTCACTGGAGACCTCGGTAATTCTCCGGCGCCACTCCTCCGTTCCACGGAAGAACTCTCGGGTGTGCAGTATCTCCTCATGGAGAGCGTCTATGGCGATCGTAATCATGAGCCGCAAGAAGAGCGGGACAGGCGATTCGCGGACGCAGTCCTCTCTACGGTAAAGCGCGGTGGCACGGTGGTCATCCCGGCGTTCTCCCTGGAGCGTACGCAGAACATCCTCTTTACGCTCCACAACCTCTCTAAAGAAGGCTTGCTTCCAGAAGTGCCGGTATTCGTGGATTCCCCTCTGGCGATCAAGGTTACCGAGATATATCGGGAAGGAGGGCAGGGTTTCAGCCCTGAGACGATGCGCCAGATGCAAGAGGGCGATATCTTCTCACTTCCACGCCTCACTCTTGCGCGTACCCAGCAGGATTCCCAGGCGATTGCACGGGTGCATGGGCCGAAGATAATACTCGCGGGTTCCGGCATGTCGGCGGGCGGGCGAGTGACCCGTCACGAGAAGGAGTATCTGCCGGACCCCAAGAGCACCATCCTCCTCGTGGGGTATCAGTCGCTCGGCACTCTGGGCAGGAGCTTGGATTCCGGGGCAAGGGAGGTGGTCATCGGTGGCGAGCGCGTGCCAGTGCGCGCGACACTTCTCAATATCCGCGGATTCTCCTCGCATAAGGATTCCGAAGGCTTGGTCAGCTTCGTGGGGAAGACCGCTCCCTCACTCAAGCAAGTGTTTGTGGCGATGGGGGAGCCCAAGGCTTCGCTTTTCCTAGTACAGCGCCTCCGAGACTACCTCGACGTTCCTGCCATCTACCCCGAGCGTGGAAAAAGCTACGTAGTGGAAATTTAA
- the recG gene encoding ATP-dependent DNA helicase RecG — MHSSTPLESAFRLTAEQKRALRTLRLATVRDLLYHFPAKYNRLAEATSVRGLTEGEEATVYGSIRSIELRKSFRSKVALAEAQIDDGTAVVKAIWFHQPYLAKMFPEGTLVRVSGKVSAKNGTPALLNPEIERIPELPLKAKDSLFGEKTDDIFAYPTYPESRGITSNWFFHAVEKALKSGVLETMSDPIPQDILARYHLPTLSTALIWIHSPQEESHSLVARKRFAFEEVFCIQLLKQQERHTYASKRGFPIAPSKKDIEAFLARFPFKATGAQERAVATVLADFKSGRPMSRLLEGDVGSGKTAVAATTAYAAVTTRPQGQDFGTLQVAYMAPTEILATQLFESFIEFFRHMPVSIALITGSGCRKFPSKSKPGSWTDISRTQLLKWVANGEIAVLVGTHALIQKTVRFKNLAYIIIDEQHRFGTAQRQKLARKEDVLPHLLSMTATPIPRTLALTIYGDLDLSLLDELPKGRKPIVTEIVPPNKREGIYEKVRAELKAGRQAYVICPRIDEPDPEKETAVEAKSVKAEAARLKRDVFPEWNIGTLTGKSKPEEKDEVMQALKDKEIDILVATSVVEVGVNVPNATVIIIEGSERFGLAQLHQLRGRVMRSSHQAYCYLFAEGNSEKTKERLKALATASSGFELAELDLKLRGAGELYGRKQWGVSDIGMEAIKNLKMVEAARTEAAALVAKDPELSRYPLLRERAKAYREILHFE, encoded by the coding sequence ATGCATAGCAGTACTCCGCTCGAATCAGCCTTCCGACTGACCGCGGAACAGAAGCGCGCGCTTCGCACTCTTCGCCTCGCGACCGTACGCGATCTCCTCTATCACTTCCCCGCCAAATACAACCGCCTCGCAGAAGCTACTTCCGTGCGCGGACTCACTGAAGGAGAGGAGGCTACCGTCTATGGCAGCATCCGCTCCATCGAGCTACGTAAATCCTTCCGCTCCAAGGTAGCACTTGCAGAAGCGCAGATAGATGACGGCACCGCAGTAGTGAAGGCTATCTGGTTCCATCAGCCCTACCTCGCCAAGATGTTCCCAGAAGGAACGCTGGTACGCGTCAGTGGCAAAGTGTCTGCCAAGAACGGCACACCCGCACTTCTCAATCCGGAGATCGAACGCATCCCCGAGCTTCCACTCAAAGCCAAGGACTCCCTCTTCGGGGAGAAGACGGATGACATCTTCGCCTACCCCACCTACCCCGAGAGCAGAGGTATCACTTCAAACTGGTTCTTCCACGCAGTAGAGAAAGCACTGAAGAGCGGTGTGCTCGAGACCATGAGCGATCCAATACCGCAGGACATACTTGCACGATATCACCTCCCCACACTCTCGACCGCGCTCATCTGGATACACTCTCCACAGGAAGAGAGCCACAGCCTGGTAGCACGTAAACGCTTCGCCTTTGAAGAAGTCTTCTGCATCCAATTGCTCAAGCAGCAGGAACGGCATACGTATGCTTCGAAACGCGGCTTCCCCATCGCCCCCTCGAAAAAAGACATCGAAGCCTTCCTCGCACGCTTCCCTTTCAAGGCAACTGGCGCACAGGAGCGTGCCGTAGCCACCGTCCTTGCTGACTTCAAAAGCGGTCGCCCTATGTCGCGACTTCTCGAGGGCGATGTGGGCTCTGGAAAGACCGCCGTCGCCGCGACCACCGCCTATGCCGCAGTGACCACGCGTCCCCAAGGGCAAGACTTCGGCACACTCCAGGTGGCCTACATGGCACCCACCGAAATCCTGGCCACACAGCTCTTCGAATCCTTCATCGAGTTCTTCCGGCACATGCCGGTCTCCATCGCCCTCATCACCGGTAGCGGTTGTCGTAAGTTCCCTTCCAAATCAAAACCTGGATCGTGGACTGATATCTCCCGCACTCAGTTGTTGAAATGGGTAGCGAATGGCGAGATCGCCGTCCTCGTAGGCACGCACGCACTCATCCAGAAGACGGTGCGTTTCAAGAACCTCGCCTACATCATCATCGACGAGCAGCATCGCTTCGGCACAGCACAAAGACAGAAGCTCGCTCGCAAAGAAGATGTGCTACCTCACCTCCTCTCCATGACCGCCACTCCGATTCCGCGCACACTTGCTCTCACCATCTACGGCGACCTGGATCTCTCTCTTCTCGATGAATTGCCCAAAGGTAGGAAGCCTATCGTTACGGAGATTGTGCCGCCGAATAAGCGGGAAGGGATCTATGAGAAAGTGCGCGCGGAACTAAAGGCTGGGAGGCAAGCCTACGTCATCTGCCCGCGCATAGATGAGCCTGATCCGGAGAAAGAGACTGCGGTCGAAGCCAAGTCAGTGAAAGCAGAAGCCGCCCGCCTGAAACGCGACGTCTTCCCCGAATGGAACATCGGCACGCTTACTGGAAAGTCGAAACCGGAGGAAAAAGACGAGGTCATGCAGGCGCTGAAGGATAAAGAGATTGATATCCTAGTAGCTACCTCGGTGGTGGAAGTTGGTGTGAACGTGCCGAATGCTACGGTCATCATCATCGAAGGGTCTGAGCGCTTCGGACTCGCCCAGCTCCACCAGTTAAGAGGTCGAGTGATGCGCAGCAGCCATCAGGCCTACTGTTATCTCTTCGCAGAGGGCAACAGTGAGAAAACCAAAGAGAGACTGAAAGCGCTCGCTACGGCTTCAAGCGGGTTCGAGCTCGCAGAGCTCGACTTGAAGCTTCGAGGCGCGGGCGAACTCTATGGCCGCAAGCAGTGGGGTGTTTCCGATATCGGGATGGAAGCGATCAAAAACCTGAAGATGGTGGAGGCGGCACGCACGGAAGCCGCAGCTCTCGTGGCTAAGGATCCGGAGCTTAGCCGCTATCCCCTCCTAAGGGAGCGAGCGAAAGCGTATCGGGAGATATTGCACTTCGAATAG
- a CDS encoding bifunctional 5,10-methylenetetrahydrofolate dehydrogenase/5,10-methenyltetrahydrofolate cyclohydrolase: MIADGKAVAKILEQELQAKLADLPQRKVCFILFGNDAESRQFITMKSNVAERLGITVDVLHYSESVSMDEAVEIVQKAAEKDYSGIVVQLPLPAGLDRERILNSVPPRLDIDVLSEEGKRDYAAGNSSKVPPVARAVHEILNFYHVELAGKEILILGKGKLVGEPVSAMLSLKNIPFKMADGNTPEEEKAALIKSADIIISGVGSPHFLKPDMIKEGVVLIDAGTSEQAGKLVGDIDPACSERAALITPVPGGVGPVTVVSLFLNIR, from the coding sequence ATGATCGCTGACGGAAAAGCTGTAGCTAAAATCCTAGAGCAAGAGCTCCAGGCTAAGTTGGCGGATCTTCCCCAGAGGAAGGTGTGTTTCATCCTATTTGGTAACGACGCGGAGAGCCGTCAGTTCATCACTATGAAATCGAACGTGGCAGAGCGTCTCGGTATAACCGTCGATGTCCTCCATTATTCGGAAAGTGTCTCCATGGACGAGGCGGTAGAGATAGTGCAGAAGGCGGCAGAGAAGGATTATTCCGGAATCGTAGTACAGCTGCCGCTGCCTGCGGGGCTTGATAGGGAGAGGATCTTAAACAGCGTTCCTCCAAGGCTTGATATCGATGTGCTGAGCGAGGAGGGTAAACGTGACTACGCAGCAGGGAATTCTTCCAAGGTTCCTCCAGTAGCGCGGGCGGTCCACGAGATTTTGAATTTTTATCATGTCGAACTAGCTGGGAAAGAGATCCTCATCCTAGGGAAAGGAAAACTGGTCGGCGAGCCAGTCTCGGCGATGCTCTCTCTCAAGAATATTCCTTTCAAGATGGCTGATGGGAACACTCCCGAAGAAGAGAAGGCTGCTTTGATAAAATCGGCAGACATCATCATCTCTGGCGTGGGCTCTCCGCATTTTCTAAAGCCCGATATGATCAAGGAGGGAGTTGTCCTCATTGATGCTGGTACGAGCGAACAGGCAGGCAAGCTGGTCGGGGATATCGATCCTGCCTGTAGCGAGAGGGCTGCCCTTATAACTCCTGTGCCTGGTGGGGTAGGTCCTGTGACGGTAGTCAGCTTGTTTCTCAATATCCGATAG
- the speD gene encoding adenosylmethionine decarboxylase has translation MGKPLALAKVEDQPDHFVTKDGLTFAGTHLILDLWGCTGLDDEPLIDQAFRKAIEVSGATLLHIHLHRFLPSGGISGVAVLAESHISIHTWPERGYAALDLFMCGDAKPHKAIQIFRDAFKPTHVTLGDQKRGMI, from the coding sequence ATGGGTAAACCGCTTGCCTTGGCTAAGGTCGAAGATCAACCCGACCACTTCGTGACAAAGGATGGGCTGACCTTCGCGGGCACCCATCTCATCCTTGACCTGTGGGGCTGCACTGGCCTCGACGACGAGCCGCTGATCGACCAGGCCTTTCGCAAGGCCATCGAGGTCTCGGGGGCGACACTGCTTCACATCCATCTCCATCGGTTCCTGCCCTCAGGCGGGATCTCCGGGGTGGCTGTGCTGGCGGAGTCCCACATCTCGATCCATACCTGGCCCGAGCGGGGCTATGCCGCTCTCGACCTGTTCATGTGCGGCGACGCCAAGCCGCACAAGGCGATCCAAATCTTCCGGGACGCCTTCAAGCCGACCCACGTCACCCTCGGTGACCAAAAGCGCGGAATGATCTAA
- a CDS encoding nucleoside-diphosphate kinase (catalyzes the formation of nucleoside triphosphate from ATP and nucleoside diphosphate) translates to MAHPKKERSFVIIKPDGVQRGLIGEIIRRFERAGLKLVGLKLAVPDSARIWKHYDKDDAWFIKKGTNIAKERAAAGLSTDKEPIEYGKDIIRALDRYMTSGPVIMMAWEGNQAVAVVTKLTGGTEPATSDVGTIRGDFTIDSYAISAVDDRAVRNLIHCSDTPENAEKEIVLWFSPQELVSYRLVQDEILYDVNLDGILE, encoded by the coding sequence ATGGCACATCCCAAGAAGGAGCGCAGTTTCGTGATCATTAAGCCCGACGGCGTGCAGCGCGGCTTGATCGGCGAGATTATCAGACGTTTCGAGCGTGCAGGCCTCAAGCTGGTCGGCCTCAAGCTCGCGGTCCCCGACAGCGCACGTATCTGGAAGCACTACGATAAGGATGACGCGTGGTTCATCAAGAAGGGGACGAACATCGCCAAGGAACGCGCGGCTGCGGGACTCTCCACGGACAAGGAGCCGATCGAATACGGTAAGGACATCATCCGCGCGCTCGATCGCTACATGACCTCTGGCCCTGTCATCATGATGGCGTGGGAGGGGAATCAGGCGGTCGCTGTGGTCACCAAACTTACCGGCGGAACGGAGCCTGCGACCTCTGACGTGGGTACCATTCGCGGCGATTTCACCATCGACTCGTATGCCATCTCGGCGGTGGACGACCGTGCTGTGCGCAATCTCATCCATTGTTCCGATACGCCGGAGAATGCTGAGAAAGAAATCGTGCTCTGGTTCTCTCCGCAGGAACTCGTCAGCTACCGCTTGGTGCAGGATGAGATCCTCTACGACGTGAACCTCGACGGAATCCTAGAGTAA
- a CDS encoding RNA polymerase sigma factor produces the protein MKVEAFTDEKIAEMVQQGDREAFGILVDRFEQKLTRYGRRFLSRKEDIQDIVQDVFVSVYQNIQSYDSTQRFNPWIYRVAHNAFVNALRKNERSPLLVDFDTFIPHPAYEDPTESEREQEEMRGLIDRGLEKLSPKYREVLVLHYFEDMAYKDIAEILEVPTGTVGIRLKRAKEMLKKEIAKKT, from the coding sequence ATGAAGGTGGAAGCTTTCACTGATGAGAAAATCGCCGAAATGGTCCAACAAGGAGACCGGGAAGCGTTCGGTATCCTGGTGGATCGCTTCGAGCAGAAGCTCACCCGCTACGGGAGGAGGTTCCTCTCCCGCAAAGAAGATATCCAGGATATCGTGCAGGACGTCTTCGTGAGTGTGTATCAGAACATCCAGAGCTATGACAGCACGCAGCGCTTCAACCCTTGGATCTACCGAGTAGCCCACAACGCCTTCGTGAACGCGCTTCGCAAGAACGAACGCTCTCCTCTCTTAGTAGATTTCGATACCTTCATACCGCATCCTGCCTATGAAGACCCTACAGAGTCGGAGCGTGAGCAGGAAGAGATGAGAGGACTGATAGATCGCGGATTAGAGAAGCTCTCCCCCAAATACCGCGAAGTCCTCGTGCTCCACTATTTCGAAGATATGGCCTACAAGGACATCGCTGAAATCCTAGAGGTGCCGACGGGCACCGTAGGCATCAGATTGAAACGCGCCAAGGAGATGCTTAAGAAGGAAATCGCCAAAAAGACATGA
- the infC gene encoding translation initiation factor IF-3 translates to MKDRTRINHQIRSAEVRLIGAEGENRGVVSLSQALKEAEASGLDLIEISPMAVPPVAKIADYGKFQYEQNKKERTGKAKAHEVEVKQIQIKIGTGEHDLELKAKKASEWLAEGHRVKVDLFLPGRSKYLDPKFLRERIDRVLRLISTAHKVAEEAKKSPKGMTMVIERSK, encoded by the coding sequence TTGAAAGATAGAACACGTATAAACCACCAGATCCGCTCAGCGGAAGTGCGCCTCATCGGGGCGGAGGGAGAGAACCGCGGAGTAGTCTCCCTCTCCCAGGCCCTCAAGGAGGCGGAAGCCTCCGGATTGGACCTCATCGAGATCTCCCCCATGGCGGTCCCGCCCGTTGCAAAAATAGCCGATTATGGTAAGTTCCAGTACGAACAGAACAAGAAGGAGCGTACCGGAAAGGCCAAGGCGCACGAGGTAGAAGTGAAGCAGATTCAGATTAAAATCGGCACCGGAGAGCACGATCTAGAGCTCAAGGCCAAGAAAGCCTCCGAATGGCTTGCCGAAGGCCACCGGGTCAAAGTAGACCTCTTCCTCCCCGGCCGCTCCAAGTATCTCGACCCTAAGTTCCTCAGGGAACGCATCGACCGGGTCCTCCGTCTCATCAGCACCGCGCACAAGGTCGCGGAAGAAGCCAAGAAGAGCCCTAAAGGGATGACCATGGTCATCGAACGATCCAAATAA